attttgcagtaaccttcccctgccacgcccaccaagccccacccacagaaccggtagtaaaaaaaattgaaacccaccactggactgtatatatatatatatatatatgtgggagGGGTCTGCTGTGTAATGCAATGGTTGTCGTCTCCCCAGCAGAGCCCCTCCTCGTGGCTGAGCTCAAGCCGGGACGACCCCAACACCATGACTGGAAATCCAGCTGCGAGACCTGGAGTGTTGCCTTCTCCGCCGACGGGACGTGGTTCGCCTGGTCACAGGGCCACTGCGTGGTCAGGCTGCTCCCGTGGCCTTTACAGGGGGCTGAGCAGTGAGTATATCCAGACAGGGGCGGCGCTGCCAAGGCAGCTGCGGACTGCCAAGTACTTTGGACTCCTGGTAGTCAGAATAACAGGGaatggcagagttggaagggaccctggaggtcttctagtctaaccccttgctcaggcaggaatggaatggaatatagaaaagagagaataaagtagagtagagtagagtagagatctGCAAGACGTGgtagactggggaattctgggagttgaagtccatccatcgtaACGATGGGGGTGTATGGGTATATCGAGgaagggtgtcaaatttgattttattgagggccgcatcagggttgggtttgaccttgggggccgaggtgggcggggccagggtgggtggggccatcacAACATCACGTCGggcgtctgtggtggcccgagggctcagccagcgaaaatgggctcctgagctccgttttcagccatgacggcctcctgccaccctctgccagcgaaaacaggagcTTGGGGAGTGCATGTGCTCCTCCAACCGGCAGAGGGAGATAGAAGGCTGTCGCAGcacaaaacggagcttgggacagccgcgcacacagccctcccgagctttgtttttgctagcagaggcaccgcgggtggatcctttgctgtttcttggGCGACCCCACAAGCCAGATTCAAggttgaaattcagcaggttctgacaggttctggagaaccggtagtggaaattttgagcagtttggagaaccggcaaataccacctctggctggccccagagtggggtgggaatgggaattttgcaatatccttcccccaggagtggggaaagaatggggattttgcagcatccttcccctgctacgcccaccaagccacatcacacccacagaaccggtagtaaaaaaaaaaaaggattttaccactggcccagatctaagcactctgggGGCCGAGGGAAAGGGATGACACCCCTAGTATAGAGGCTCCTGTTTGCAGGCAAAAGATTGAGCGAAAATACTTTTTCCAAGTTTTGCACCAGTTCTCCTTTTCAAAAGCACACGCAAGTTTCCAGTTTTATTAATCAGAAAACTGGGATGTTTgctggaagagaaggaaggaagcaacttGAAGGATCTTTTCTAACTTGGTGATCTTTTTCGATCATCTTCGTTCTGCAGCCACGGCAAAGCTTTGGAACCCAAGAACCAGCGTGCAAAAACCAAGGCCAAGGGCTATGGCGGGACCAAGGAGAAGATCTTGGAATGCGGACAGATTGTCTGGGGCCTGGCTTTTAGTTCGTGGCTGCCGTCCCAACCACATAAGTATCGCCGTAGGAAGGAAACATGTCCTTGCTTGATCCTGGCCACGGGATTACATGACGGGCAGATTAAAGTCTGGGAAGTAGAAACAGGTAAGTTGGCTTCATTTCCTAAAACAGAAGGCCATCTTTGCAAATTTGTTTACAGAtacaggtgttgtgacccaggcccaagtaggtagtaggaaactcaagtcagtgtaaaaacaaacatactttattcgaacagctgagaattcattcattctcagcgtagtccaactaaattgaagcaaattcctcccaacacaaattcctcagtcctatcaccaaccttggtccaattaggcaaactgccaaaggcctttcttggcaaatgttcagaagacaccgatacaaaataaatgcaacaagacaaagctatgttttccggcaaagagcccaaactccgttgctggtcttttaagccttatgggaggggccaatcatctcctggccttactcctgagtcgtcctctttgcttgagctgctcttgccttctggcagctcttctcatgcatgcattaggaacaggctcctcctgttcctctgcctcactactgtcagactctggaagctctggagtccacacctcactccctgatggctctggccccacctctggctccgacacagagccctcatccgggccttccccagcctccaggactggcccacgctcttcctcggcctcatcgctgtctgactcagttgccagctctgcaggctgctggtggaccacaacatataGGCACATGTGCGTGAAGCTTCTTTCATCCTgcctcaatacaggtagtccttgatttaaggggcctctggtggctcagcagactaagtctgtctgttattaacacagctgcttgcaattactgcaagttcaaatcccaccaggcccaaggttgactcagccttccatcctttataaggtaggtaaaatgaggacccagattgttgggggcaataaaagttgactttgtatataatatacaaatggatgaagactattgcttgacacaatgtaagtcgccctgagtcttcggagaagggcgggatataaattcaaataaaaaaaaatttatggcCCGAGTACTTTGGTTTAGACTCTTTTTAAACAAGATTTATTGAAATGCAAGACATAATATTACGAAAATTTcagcaattaccatatttttcagagtataagacgctctggagtataagacacacattagttttttgggaggaaaacgagaaaaaattctgcctctgcctaccagcatccattggtattcatctggctagcatccttgcagcaaacagccaacaGCTTGGTTAAGCTTCAGCgcgttatcgcagcctgatttcacacagctgattggcggttccATCGGCCTCCTGgtataccaccaatcagctgttccaagctccagggatcgccacagcacattgtCACCAATCGCTGCCTTCATGTGTCAGTGCACGGCCCGTTTTTGGCTCCATGTGTCGCATTTTTGGCCGGTTCCAGGTGGTCACCACCGTcaatccccaccacctggaaccagctgaaaatgcaatgcatagaggccaaaaacgggtcgTGTGGAGGCGGTGATCGGCggcaatgtgctgtggcgatcctcGCAGTCGAGAACGGGTCTAAAATAGGGCATGCGGAGGCCGAAAACGcaatgcgcagaggccaaaaatggcagaagggtggaggccagtgggtgggtggggcttcggcaacatttggtgtataaaatgcaccgcaattttcatccactttttttgtgggggggaggaagtgtgtcttatactccgaaaatgtATGTACATGTAAGCTGCAGataatctgttctgtcccccctcgcctccgtccgagcaatggcttaattagccggcactatcagctctggcagcaaactagcgagcgtctgccaagtgactgttatatgagtcacccaggaacaaacagtacttcagctcttagttaaacagttgatttgcctgctacgaagaggcatagcagccctcgctggttttatatcctgtggggtgtggctccatgactcagcacttcctaggcctgccccacccctgcttctattgttctcgcctctcctgcctacgaaacccaggatccagccaggcctgattgccatcagttggatctggaggcatggcctgggggtggggaagagtcaggggacggaggcctcattatttcctccacctggcctgcctctggctcctggagctgaaccagggaagtcgatgctcccgaggtaagtcctgatggcccttccccctcactttccaagtcactttctggcagggggcgcagacacaacataatcCTTGATCACCCATTTCACTTTCCTTTTTGCTGGCTGCCTCTTTCTCGGCAGGGAATTTGCTTTTTCACCTTGTGGGGCACCACGACGTGGTGAGGGATTTGAGCTTTGCACCCGGCAATCCTTGTTCTATTCTCGTCTCTGCATCCCGAGACAAAACCCTTCGAGTTTGGGACCTCGGTCAAAACGGTAAGAATGAGCAGCGGAGTCTCTGGTCAGTCAgacatatttcccccccccccttgtaaGCATTTAAAAAGTGTTACTCCAGATTTTGCCCCTCAGTTTTTCAGTGGCAAAATGGGAAGGAGGCCCTGTAGGTGCGATGACAAAACCTTAGGGTTCACCCAAGATTAACCACTGTTCCAGCGGcagggtttcacattatgttactactggttcgggcccCGTGTGCACGCTCACTTCACATGCACGCTCGCTTCATGCGCGCACACACCAAGTTTGTGCAAGCATgcatgccttctgcacatgtgcttcgCTCACGTgcgcaccttctgcgcatgtacccAGCCCCAAAACtgtgtctaaataggatggcatagagccggggctggtgggcaggcccactgtcaggctgcctctgattatatctaggaaagaatacaccttgacttcatttgaaaataaagaaaagtacttttactaggtacatcttgatttcagcagtataaagttgaatctgagacaaaatatggctaacaatctatatcccccctatttctccctcctcttccccaagaggtcatcaggtctggtccaatgccagctccttcccggggtcccgtggtaatcttcttccgcaggtctctggctgtcaatcatatcaggaatgcaatgtccgttagagttcgcgctcaaacattcctgtagaattcaaaacattaatctcccctccccccttaattatgtcagaccgacactcttaaagggccctctctacttaacttgaatccaagagctatttacattggaaataaaatcccatgctatctaacactgaatataaggagtacaaaaagatatgaagattggagtggaggctgacacccacctgcaattttcgctaccagtttggtcaaactggctgaataccacctctgcagtgTTCACTAAGGAGTGagagagcagcgggttggactagatcaggtgtctccaaccttggtccctttaagacttgtggacttcaactcccagagttcctcagccagctgggagttgaagtccacaagtcttaaagggaccaaggttggagacacctggactagatgacctccaactctattactgttaaCTGTAAAGGGAAGGAAGCCTGCTTGTTGGCCCCTGCTAGTTGGACCATCTTAGGAGAGGGACCCGTAGCATTCAGACTTCCTATCTGGTTCTCTAATCCCCACCTTcccccttttctattttttttttccctagggAAGCAATTGAAAGTGCTGTCTGGGCATTTGCAGTGGGTTTACGGTTGCTCCATTTCTCCCGACGGTCAGATGCTCTGCTCCGTAGCCGGAGAGAAATCGGTGAGTTAAGCCTGCGTGGAAAGGGTCACTGAGAAATGAGGCtggtatgtagatctttggtgaCAAATCTTGTCTTTAGATTGTGACCAAGTGGTTggaacgcagtactgcaggctacttctgctgactgccggctgcctgcagtttggcagtttgactcttggcaggctcaaggttgactcagcctcccatcctacTGAGTTGGGTAAAacaaggactcagattgttgtagGGGGccggaggctgactctgtaaaccgcttagagaggactgttaagaactgtgaagcggtatataagtctaagtgctattcatatctatctatctatctatctatctatctatctatctatctatctatctatctatctatctatctatctatctatctctatctctctcaagCCTTTCATttttccaaggtggataaaaggaagattgttgggtgcaagaggctgactctgagagagggctgttaagcactgtgaagcggtatataagtctaagggctcttGCTATTACTATCCCACTGAGGAAAATGTACAGTACAGAAGTGATCCTTCATGTACCAGGAAGGCTCATTCTATAGTCTATTCctattagtattttatttttattttattttatttattttgtcacaacatcatacaaaaagattatatagtatatacacatataaacatatataggaagaagaaaagaaaaaacattcctgtggtggcgcagtggttaggatgcagtattgcaggctgactctgcccacagccaagaattcaatcctgaccggctcagggttgattcggccttccatccttccgaggtgggtaaaatgaggacccagattgttggggggcaaagaggctgactctgtaaaccgcttagagaggggctgtaaagcattgtgaagcggtatataagtctaaatcaggcctgtcaaactggtggctcgcGGGGCGGAAGTGTcctgtgcaggccacgcccaccccggttctgcaaaggcaaaaaaccatgttgcgatacatcacgtgacacgatCGAGTTTGACCCCTgtggtctaagtgctgttgctatttatttatttagtttaattattttattttattttatttattcatttaattcatttaatttgttttatttattttattttatttctttctttttgtcatttCTCACCCTACCAGGCTCTGCTCTGGAGTATGAACTCCTATTGCCTGCTGCGGAAACTAGAGGGTCACCAAGGCTGTGTCGCGTCCTGTGACTTTTCTCCAGATTCTGCTCTTCTGGCCACAGCTTCCTACGACACCTGCGTGATCCTCTGGGATCCCTGTACGGGGGAGAAGCTGAGATCCCTTTGGTAAGGAAGGTGGATGGAGAGATCCACCCcggcccggggggggggaggggggaggggggtgctgGAGCCATAACACTGCCCTTGCAAGGTGGGCTAGACAGGAAGcacgccaggggtgggttctacttatctttactaccagttggcAATGGGGCTGCGTGTTTGTGTGAGCTTTGCTCGCACGtgtgtgcttctgcgcatgcgcagaaacttcctgatgacgtccggatcggtgggcggagcctcctgctggttttactaccggttcttgcgaaccggtctgaacgaATTGTCCGAACGATGCGTCTCTTGTCTGAACAATGGTAacccaccatttatttatttatttatttatttataattacatttttataccgcaccatctcccgaaggactcagggcggtgtacagccaatattaaaatacacataatactatgatataaatataataaataaacactatttaaaaaacaatttaaaaacaaatatttagtggccgaatcactaaaacggtcgaagaccgattaaaaacccattaaaatttcgctaaaatacattcttaggctagtcccgctcggtgaaataataaagtctttagttcacgcttgaaggcccggaggtcggggagttggcgtaaccccggaggtaactcgttccatagggctggtgccgccacagagaaggccctccccctgggggctgccaacctacattgtttggtcgacggcaccctgaggaggcccgctctgtgggagcgcacaggtcgttgggaggcaatcggtggcagaaggcggtctcgcaaataccccggtcctaagccatggagcgctttaaaggtggtaaccagcaccttgaattgcacctggaaggctaccggcagccagtgcaggccgtgcaggatgggtgttatacgggagcaacgtggtgccccctctatcacccgcgcggccacattctggactagctggagcctcccggtgctcttcaaggggagccccatgtagagagcattgcaatagtccaggcgggaagtgacgagggcgtgaatgactgtgcgtaaggcgtcccggtcaaggaaggggcgcaactggcaaatcaggtgaacctgataaaatgctcccctggcgacggccgtcaagtgttcttctaaggacagccgatcatccaggagaacgcctaagttgcgcaccattGATGCACGccctgaatgaatgaattctactTTCGTGTAAGATTCCATTTGCCGAATCGGGCCGAATCTGAAaggacaggtagccctcgacccgCGATcccgattgagcccaaaattcatgttgctaaaAGTGGAAGAAAATGGTTCCGTGGGTTTTGCCTCCACTTTACGACTTCTCTCGCCGCGTTCGTTAACcgggtcactgcagttgttcagttggtaacccggttgttaagtgaatgtggctaccccgttgactttgcttgtccgaaggtcgcaaaaggggaacaccgcaactgtcataaatgtgagtcagttctcaagcatccgaatgtaaatcgcaTGATCGTGTGGGGGctcctgcaatggtcctaagtaaatgttcgtaagtcgcttttttggGCGCCGTCGTAACTCCGAACGGTCACcgaatgaactgttgttagtcaagaactacctgtgcaGTTCTCTCCTGTCCCCTTTAcatcccaagaaactagggagggtctctacTATGAGGTTTGCCCTGCCCTTATTCCTGCTGAAGGCTTGGCTGCCTCTTACcagattgttgtgcctcgcccgcccctctctccgcagccgggcccctcccatctcctgctatctcagccagagactgatagtgaagaagaatggcctccctcctatagcatgtgcgcctgaagccagccacgagctagaattgccggcagctgagcaggaagacgaaagGTGGgctgatcctcgcttccggagaatggagaggcgacgtcagcaaaaggaagggaggggcaggcctggataagtgctgagtcatggagccgcacccatggcctatataaagggtctgctttttggcattccttgagtcaggcaaagtctcatctggttgctgaagtcacactttggattcctgcctgccctgagaactcttgacaggaatttggcaaagctgcagaggcttcgtggccacgcttgatacagacttcccagacccggctgatagaggaggagtgggacacgacacagatgATTCCATTGGTTATGGCTCTTTTCTCTTGTCTCTCAAGATCATTCCCATATAGACCACAACAGGGCAGCCGGGAGAACTCAAGGTTGCAAACCGGTGGGAGATGGACAACTGTCTATCTCCTGCCCAAAAGACATGATGTGCATCAGTTTAGATAGCTTTACCAAGGGACTGAACTGGGTGTGTGTTGTGGccccagtggagctggcagcagagttggacagtgaggaggttggggaggaacatgggccagtcctgggggctggggaaagctcggacgagggctctgcgtccgaGGTAGAGAGAGAGCTAgatagcagcgaggcagaggaacagctggagctcgttcccagtgtgcgcatgcgcagagctgccagaagagaacaacaactcagaaagcagggtcgacttgggagtaaagccacaccttagagatgattgtcccctcccTTAGGAGACAAGAGGAGCGAAcgaggagggggcttttgcaggaaataaTTCGTTCGGTCGGTCATTTTTAAGAGTGGAAActtctgttcgtgactctaagagactctgtgccaagttttgccttgccctGAGTTTGGAAATGAGttacctggcagctttccaagcgagataaggtctatgttgataaatattcctttgaaagactgtttgttgactgcgaatgaaaggaattcagtcgtgtaaataaaaggggttttgccgggaccaagactctgcttcctgctttttaagggagcctaggtcagaacagtgtcTGGGGGTCACTGGGGTCTTTCATCAGCACCTTACAGGTGGGCTAGTAGGAAGAGTCCAAcctgtttttccttcttcccagGCATGTTCCCTTGCAACCTGCAGTGGACCAAGGTGGGAACTTCCTCACCAGCTCCCTAAGGTCTGTGTGTTTCTCACCTGAAGGCCTCTACCTTGCCACGGTGGCAGACGACAGGTAAGAGGCGCCAAGGTGGAACGGAAATGTTTACGTTGCGACGGATCCTATCCCAGATATtgtatctacagcaggggtgtttcattgagggccgtatcagggctgtggttgacctcgggggggagatggggggacagggtgggcgtggctgattgggtgggcgtggccatcttgatgccactcactgggcgtggccgactgggtgggcgaggccagcTTAACACCACTCCCCCAAACTgctggcccgatgtttcctcttcgcatcgggtagaccaggccaaagccaGGCTGgacggccccttacattttccaggacggccccacGGGCCAAATCCGAccacatccggcccacgggccttgtgtttgacacccctggtctacagtatGGGGGACACAGGAAGTACAGGTGGTGATGTAATTTTGAACAAGATGGTACTTAGCGTGAAAGCA
This genomic stretch from Ahaetulla prasina isolate Xishuangbanna chromosome 15, ASM2864084v1, whole genome shotgun sequence harbors:
- the WSB2 gene encoding WD repeat and SOCS box-containing protein 2, with protein sequence MEAAPGEGCRPRLQAVGEAGAEEPLLVAELKPGRPQHHDWKSSCETWSVAFSADGTWFAWSQGHCVVRLLPWPLQGAEHHGKALEPKNQRAKTKAKGYGGTKEKILECGQIVWGLAFSSWLPSQPHKYRRRKETCPCLILATGLHDGQIKVWEVETGNLLFHLVGHHDVVRDLSFAPGNPCSILVSASRDKTLRVWDLGQNGKQLKVLSGHLQWVYGCSISPDGQMLCSVAGEKSALLWSMNSYCLLRKLEGHQGCVASCDFSPDSALLATASYDTCVILWDPCTGEKLRSLWHVPLQPAVDQGGNFLTSSLRSVCFSPEGLYLATVADDRLLRIWALELESPVAFAPVRNGLCCTYFPHGGIIATGTRDGHAQFWTVPQALSSLKHLCRKVLRGCFTSYQVQALSIPKKMKEFLTYRTL